Proteins encoded by one window of Branchiostoma floridae strain S238N-H82 chromosome 6, Bfl_VNyyK, whole genome shotgun sequence:
- the LOC118417834 gene encoding gastrula zinc finger protein XlCGF57.1-like — MEDPSYGQRGTKPYMCGQCGYRTNWKSQLSPHMRTHTGEKPYKCGQCDYSTAWKQQLDRHHLAKHTSEKPFACDKCKYKTAHRYCLSRHMKTHTGKKTYKCDQCDYSKAQKCHLDSHLAKHTGDKPYMCGECGYRTAYKAGLLKHMRTHTGEKPYKCDKCDYSAAQKSSLKTHHLLKHTDRKPYLCGECGYRAALKSSLSAHIKIHTGEKPYKCDQCDFSAALKGNLNQHLAKHTGERPYKCDQCDYSAAKKTTLHRHLLLKHTGEKPYMCGECGHRTALKSSLSLHMRTHTGEKPYKCDRCDYSAAGKPTLYKHHLSKHTGKKAYMCGECGYRAALQSSLLVHMRTHTGEKPYKCDRCDYSAAQKSSLNKHIAKHTREKPYKCDRCDYCAGRKGTLHRHYLLKHTSEKPYMCGECGYRTALKSSLSTHIRIHTGEKPYKCDQCGYSAAQKSSLNLHLAKHTGEKPYKCDQCDYSTSQKSSLNKHHLLKHTDKKPYICGECGYRSALKSTLSTHMKIHIHKRETLQG; from the coding sequence ATGGAAGATCCCAGCTACGGACAACGTGGAAcaaagccctacatgtgcgggcagtgcgggtacaggacaaaTTGGAAGTCACAGTTATCTCcgcacatgagaacccatacaggggaaaagccctacaagtgtggccagtgtgactattctacagcaTGGAAACAACAGTTGGACCGTCACCATCTTGCTAAACACACAAGTGAGAAGCCTTTCGCATGTGACAAGTGTAAATACAAGACAGCTCACAGGTATTGCCTATCcagacacatgaaaactcatactGGCAAAAaaacctacaagtgtgaccagtgtgactattctaaaGCACAGAAATGCCATCTGGACTcacatctagcaaagcacactggtgacaaaccctacatgtgtggggagtgtgggtacagaactgCTTACAAGGCTGGCTTATtaaaacatatgagaacacatacaggagagaaaccctacaagtgtgacaagtgcgactattctgcagcacaaaaatcCAGCTTAAAAACACACCATCTATTGAAACACACTGATAGAAAACCTTACCTATGcggagagtgtggatacagggcagcTCTAAAGTCTAGCTTATCTGCTCACATTAAAATCCATacgggagagaaaccctacaagtgtgaccagtgtgacttctcTGCAGCACTGAAAGGCAACCTGAACCAACATCTGGCAAAACACACAGGAgagagaccctacaagtgtgaccagtgtgactattctgctgcaaagaaaaCCACTTTGCACCGTCACCTTCTGTTaaagcacaccggtgaaaagccctacatgtgtggggagtgtggacaCAGGACTGCTCTAAAGTCTAGCTTATCTCtgcacatgagaactcatactggagaaaaaccctataagtgtgaccgatgtgactattctgcagcagggAAACCCACTTTGTACAAACACCATCTATCAAAACACACTGGAAAGAAAGcttacatgtgtggtgagtgtggatacagggcagcTCTACAGTCTAGCCTATTAGtgcacatgagaacccatacaggagagaaaccctacaagtgtgaccggtgtgactattctgcagcacagaaatccagCTTGAACAAACATatagcaaaacacacaagagaaaaaccatacaagtgtgatcGGTGTGACTATTGTGCAGGacggaaaggcactttgcaccgGCACTATCTATTGAAGCACACcagtgagaaaccttacatgtgtggggagtgtggatacaggacagctctaAAGTCTAGCTTATCTACTCACATTAGAATCCACacgggagagaaaccctacaagtgtgaccaatgtggctattctgcagcacagaaatccagCCTGAACCTACATCTAGCGaaacacacaggagagaaaccttacaagtgtgaccagtgtgactattctacatcACAAAAATCCAGCTTGAACAAACACCATCTATTAAAACACACTGATAAGAAACCTtacatatgtggggagtgtgggtacaggtcagcTCTAAAGTCTACCTTATCTACTCACATGAAAATCCATATACACAAGAGAGAAACCCTGCAAGGGTGA